A segment of the Mercurialis annua linkage group LG4, ddMerAnnu1.2, whole genome shotgun sequence genome:
AAATGAACaagataatttatttacataaaaaaaaaaatcaaccaaatcaaacctTCTCTAAAAATGCTGATACATTTCCAACTTATGCTAAAAAGCTCTGACATTTTCAGAGACATGAAAAAAGAATTATAATTCAGATCCACCAACAAATAACACTAATCCAGTCATCTAATTACTCAAAAAATTCGATCAAATCATACAAATCATATATTTTGATGCATTGCATTAATAATTCTCTTAAATTATACTTTACATTAAGAAAGGCTGAAATTTTTACCTGGTAAATTAAGTGATTGAAGGATCTGAATTATGAACAGCGACAAAGCAACAGAATTGAGAGAAAATTCACTGATCAATCAAAAAGAGAGACGAGAGAGGGAAATTAACAGGGGTTGTTTTCCCATTGCTTTGATTCGGTATCCAGTTTTGttaatgtttttgttttatttctctatttGTCAACTGCTCTTAACTGTATTTGTTTAATAAATACAAgttatttgcatattaaattttgatattttatttttaaagcaaatttattttactttttaaaatattacatagcataacttttttttaaaattttggcattATTAAAGTGACGAGTGGGATTTTCTGTCAATCGGGAAATATTGTATGTCGATTTAACAAACCAATGCCTTGAGCCACGTccttctaaattttaattaaaattttatgggtGTAGCATATTTCCATTTTCTGGCACCGTTTTATGTGAATGATACccttttttatacattttataattttatatttgtgaaaaaataattatcgacTATACAATGTCAATATCTTCAATGTAACGTTTTATAAAATGAGACTACGTTACTATAAAAATGAAacgttaaaatttaatatgcaAATGATTCAACAAACACTGGGTgcaaatcgtttaaaaatgctgccgttttgatgttttttttttcggacAAGTTCAGGAACACCAATAATCTATGAACGACAACGTTTAATATAGTCgttttatcttaatttatagATCAAAATACAGTTGAAGAAGGCGAAGTAGAGAGAAACAGCAGCAAATATTAATGGCGACGGCAGCATATCCACCACCGCCACCGTATTACAGACTATACAAAGATTACATAGAAAACCCTAAATCAGCTCCGGAGCCTCCTCCTCCGATTCAAGGTACCTACAACTGTTTTGGTGCCAATTACGCTGTAAGCTCATTCTTCCTCTCTCAATTTCCCCCTAATTTCTCAGCAATTAACTGACGTATTTTTCAATCGTTTTAGACCGAATACGTGCTCCCTAGCTTGGAAGAGCAAGGAGTTCGTCAACTCTACTCTAAAAGCCCCAATGTCGGTACGTTTTCTATGTGTATTTAACTTGATTCTTGTGTTAATTTCTTTTTACGGAGTTATAAGTTGCATATGGTTGGAATTTGGGGAGCTGAATTTAGGGGTGAGCATTCGGTCGGTACCGTCGAAACCGAACCGACAACCCCTTAACTGAATTAACTGCTCGACCGAATAGTCAAAACCAAATCGACCGAATAAGAAATTTTAACCGAAAACCAAAAATGCAAACTGACCAAATagtaaaggaaaaaaaatcataaccaaaccgaccgaataGGTCGGGaaattcggtcggttcggttaaaaccgacgataatatgagaaaaaaatttaaataaaattcacaTTTTCTGTTAATTCCATCGGTTCGGTTAATTTAGataattcaaatttcaaatcaaaccaataaCCGAAATCCgaaatctgaattttttttatatctaaacCAAACCGACCAAACAGACCGAAAGTCATCGGTTCGGTCAGTTAATTTGGCCGGCCGGTATTTTGGCTCACCTCTAGAGCTGATGTTTCATAAATGGTGTTAATTTTGTGTAGATTTCAAGAAGGAACTGAGGTCACTTAATAGAGAATTGCAACTGCACATTTTGGAGCTGTCAGATGTACTTGTTGAGAGACCATCACAATATGCTAGGAGAGTTGAAGATATATCCCTCATTTTTAAGAACTTGCATCATCTTCTTAATTCATTACGCCCTCATCAGGTGAAGTAGTTTGTGAATTTTAGTGCCGTTGTTTCGCTCTTGCTTTTACAATATAAGTCGTTGTAATGTTGTGTTTTCTCTCTAGGCTAGAGCCACATTGATTCATATTCTAGAGCTTCAAATCCAACGCCGTAAACAAGCGATTGAGGATATTAAGAGGTATGTTTTTTAATAACCCTATACAGCTATTGGTCTGTGTGGATGAAGTGGTCCTCTTTACTCCTTGGCTGGTTAAGCGGTTTGTGTAGAGCAAGTGTTTGAGAGctcttattatattaaaattttcctGCAATTTTGTGGAGAAAAATTATTTGCTTGTTTGATTTCATGAGTAATTCTATGTTTATCATGATGATTCTAGCTGTGTTTTCCAGCTTTATAAAAATTGCATTGAAATCAAAGCCTGAACATATAAGACAGTACAACCATCATTTATAGCTTTTATCTTGTCTTCTGGCTTGGCTTGGTCTGATAAAAATTCTTCAACCAGGGCATACTGTTCCAAGTTAATTGGTCTGAACACCTCCATCAGTGCCTTGTTAGTAGTCCATTACGCCTTGAAATACATTATTAGAAAACAGGTGTAGTTACTTTTCAGTTAATAGTAGTTTATATATGTTAAATTTACTGATCAGGCTTAAAGGCAGTCTTGACTGGCTTCTCCATGCCATGCGGATAGTCTTGAAATGTTTCCAATGCCATTAGGCCAACCAAGGAACAACAGCTCTACTGTGACTTCTTTTGACAAAATTATCTCTAGAGTGTATTTGATTATGTCACAATCACCTTTTAGAGGTTCGATCTCTCCATGTTCTCACATGGGTCACAAGAAGACATATTTGTTACTTAGCCTGGTATTCGAAAACTAGTAAGTCCTGTTTAAGTTGGGACACAACTGCTGAGTAGATAGCTAAGTTTTCCTTAATTTCTTTCCATCCTAGAGCAGTAGCATCATGGTCTCAGTGAGAACCTCACTTATGCACTCCACATATTCAAGT
Coding sequences within it:
- the LOC126677070 gene encoding mediator of RNA polymerase II transcription subunit 7a-like → MATAAYPPPPPYYRLYKDYIENPKSAPEPPPPIQGTYNCFGANYATEYVLPSLEEQGVRQLYSKSPNVDFKKELRSLNRELQLHILELSDVLVERPSQYARRVEDISLIFKNLHHLLNSLRPHQARATLIHILELQIQRRKQAIEDIKRRREEAQKLLKEALGTLDGQ